One part of the Entelurus aequoreus isolate RoL-2023_Sb linkage group LG05, RoL_Eaeq_v1.1, whole genome shotgun sequence genome encodes these proteins:
- the znf384a gene encoding zinc finger protein 384a isoform X3: MDDSHFNSSYFWSPVPTVQGQIESAMFLNKTKEQLGTEKPGAPSFPHSSAPSPHYPTAVLAMPGSMDAGPGLRVVTKQEGGNSAVGGGASMSAVGGHMHQSHTSQNVTVVPVPSTGIMTAAGLVITTPQGTLVPTASTQSFVAGPYSATTMFVSALHPSNTDKKGDIADPPVVVMPTAGKRGRKSKQMSRPSAILPPGSDALILAHLAATGQHHSADPYDLSNDEDDHANKDGPKSYRCRMCAVTFFSKSDMQIHAKSHTEAKPHKCPHCSKSFANSSYLAQHIRIHSGAKPYSCTYCQKAFRQLSHLQQHTRNHTEAKPHKCPHCSKSFANSSYLAQHLRIHSGAKPYSCTYCQNVFRQLSHLQQHARIHTGDRPYKCNHPGCEKAFTQLSNLQSHRRQHNKDKPYKCHNCNRGYTDAASLEVHLSTHTVKHAKLFSCGLCNRSYTSETYLMKHMRKHNPDTLTAAAQQTGSGRGRGRGRGRGGGARGGLQANPNNSGQNPGPPGSYLQAAEAVIPCPFDLHQYKTVSASEIQYKPVTVADLPATHKDLCLTVSTSAIQVEHMNS, translated from the exons atGGACGATTCCCATTTCAACTCATCATACTTTTGGTCTCCCGTCCCCACTGTACAAGGACAG ATCGAGAGCGCCATGTTCCTGAACAAAACCAAGGAGCAACTCGGCACGGAGAAGCCCGGCGCTCCGTCGTTCCCTCACTCCTCCGCTCCGTCCCCGCACTACCCCACGGCCGTGCTCGCCATGCCCGGCTCCATGGACGCGGGGCCTGGCCTGCGGGTGGTAACCAAACAGGAAGGCGGAAACTCGGCGGTCGGAGGAGGAGCGTCCATGAGTGCTGTCGGAGGACACATgcaccagtcacacacttcccAGAACGTCACTGTTGTGCCCGTTCCCTCAACGGGAATTATGACGGCGG CGGGCCTGGTCATCACGACCCCCCAAGGCACGCTGGTCCCTACTGCCTCCACTCAGTCTTTTGTGGCGGGACCTTATTCTGCCACCACCATGTTCGTGTCTGCGCTGCACCCCTCAAACACAG ACAAGAAGGGCGACATAGCCGATCCCCCTGTGGTTGTCATGCCAACGGCAGGCAAGCGAGGCAGGAAGAGCAAACAAATGAGCAGACCGAGCGCCATCCTCCCTCCAGGAAGCGACGCGTTGATATTAGCACACCTGGCAGCCACTGGACAG CATCATTCAGCAGATCCCTACGACCTGTCCAATGATGAGGACGACCATGCCAACAAGGACGGCCCCAAGTCTTACAG GTGTCGAATGTGCGCGGTGACGTTCTTCAGCAAGTCCGACATGCAGATCCACGCCAAGTCGCACACCGAGGCCAAGCCCCACAAGTGCCCTCACTGCTCCAAATCCTTCGCCAACTCCAGCTACCTGGCGCAGCACATCCGCATCCACAGCGGCGCCAAGCCCTACAGCTGCACCTACTGCCAGAAAGCATTCAGGCAGCTCAGCCACCTGCAGCAGCACACACG CAACCACACTGAGGCCAAGCCCCACAAGTGTCCCCACTGCTCCAAGTCCTTTGCCAACTCCAGCTACCTGGCGCAGCACCTCCGAATCCACAGCGGGGCCAAGCCCTACAGCTGCACCTACTGCCAGAACGTTTTCAGGCAGCTCAGCCACCTGCAGCAGCACGCACG GATTCACACTGGCGACCGGCCGTACAAGTGCAACCATCCCGGATGTGAGAAAGCTTTCACGCAGCTGTCCAATCTGCAG TCTCACCGTCGGCAGCACAACAAGGACAAGCCGTACAAGTGCCACAACTGTAACCGCGGCTACACGGACGCTGCCAGCCTGGAGGTGCACCTGTCCACGCACACTGTCAAACACGCCAAGCTCTTCTCCTGCGGCCTCTGTAACCGCTCCTACACCTCG GAGACTTACCTCATGAAGCACATGAGGAAGCACAACCCCGACACGCTAACGGCGGCAGCCCAGCAGACGGGAAGCGGCAGGGGCCGAGGCCGCGGCAGAGGGCGAGGAGGGGGAGCCCGAGGGGGCCTGCAGGCCAACCCGAACAACAGCGGCCAGAACCCCGGGCCCCCCGGCAGCTACCTGCAGGCGGCGGAAGCCGTGATCCCGTGCCCTTTTGATCTCCACCAGTACAAGACGGTGTCGGCCAGCGAGATCCAGTACAAGCCCGTCACAGTGGCGGACCTTCCAGCGACCCACAAAGACCTCTGCCTCACCGTCTCCACGTCCGCCATCCAAGTGGAGCACATGAACTCGTAG
- the znf384a gene encoding zinc finger protein 384a isoform X5, translated as MDDSHFNSSYFWSPVPTVQGQIESAMFLNKTKEQLGTEKPGAPSFPHSSAPSPHYPTAVLAMPGSMDAGPGLRVVTKQEGGNSAVGGGASMSAVGGHMHQSHTSQNVTVVPVPSTGIMTAAGLVITTPQGTLVPTASTQSFVAGPYSATTMFVSALHPSNTDKKGDIADPPVVVMPTAGKRGRKSKQMSRPSAILPPGSDALILAHLAATGQHHSADPYDLSNDEDDHANKDGPKSYRCRMCAVTFFSKSDMQIHAKSHTEAKPHKCPHCSKSFANSSYLAQHIRIHSGAKPYSCTYCQKAFRQLSHLQQHTRIHTGDRPYKCNHPGCEKAFTQLSNLQSHRRQHNKDKPYKCHNCNRGYTDAASLEVHLSTHTVKHAKLFSCGLCNRSYTSETYLMKHMRKHNPDTLTAAAQQTGSGRGRGRGRGRGGGARGGLQANPNNSGQNPGPPGSYLQAAEAVIPCPFDLHQYKTVSASEIQYKPVTVADLPATHKDLCLTVSTSAIQVEHMNSTSGSQTHSED; from the exons atGGACGATTCCCATTTCAACTCATCATACTTTTGGTCTCCCGTCCCCACTGTACAAGGACAG ATCGAGAGCGCCATGTTCCTGAACAAAACCAAGGAGCAACTCGGCACGGAGAAGCCCGGCGCTCCGTCGTTCCCTCACTCCTCCGCTCCGTCCCCGCACTACCCCACGGCCGTGCTCGCCATGCCCGGCTCCATGGACGCGGGGCCTGGCCTGCGGGTGGTAACCAAACAGGAAGGCGGAAACTCGGCGGTCGGAGGAGGAGCGTCCATGAGTGCTGTCGGAGGACACATgcaccagtcacacacttcccAGAACGTCACTGTTGTGCCCGTTCCCTCAACGGGAATTATGACGGCGG CGGGCCTGGTCATCACGACCCCCCAAGGCACGCTGGTCCCTACTGCCTCCACTCAGTCTTTTGTGGCGGGACCTTATTCTGCCACCACCATGTTCGTGTCTGCGCTGCACCCCTCAAACACAG ACAAGAAGGGCGACATAGCCGATCCCCCTGTGGTTGTCATGCCAACGGCAGGCAAGCGAGGCAGGAAGAGCAAACAAATGAGCAGACCGAGCGCCATCCTCCCTCCAGGAAGCGACGCGTTGATATTAGCACACCTGGCAGCCACTGGACAG CATCATTCAGCAGATCCCTACGACCTGTCCAATGATGAGGACGACCATGCCAACAAGGACGGCCCCAAGTCTTACAG GTGTCGAATGTGCGCGGTGACGTTCTTCAGCAAGTCCGACATGCAGATCCACGCCAAGTCGCACACCGAGGCCAAGCCCCACAAGTGCCCTCACTGCTCCAAATCCTTCGCCAACTCCAGCTACCTGGCGCAGCACATCCGCATCCACAGCGGCGCCAAGCCCTACAGCTGCACCTACTGCCAGAAAGCATTCAGGCAGCTCAGCCACCTGCAGCAGCACACACG GATTCACACTGGCGACCGGCCGTACAAGTGCAACCATCCCGGATGTGAGAAAGCTTTCACGCAGCTGTCCAATCTGCAG TCTCACCGTCGGCAGCACAACAAGGACAAGCCGTACAAGTGCCACAACTGTAACCGCGGCTACACGGACGCTGCCAGCCTGGAGGTGCACCTGTCCACGCACACTGTCAAACACGCCAAGCTCTTCTCCTGCGGCCTCTGTAACCGCTCCTACACCTCG GAGACTTACCTCATGAAGCACATGAGGAAGCACAACCCCGACACGCTAACGGCGGCAGCCCAGCAGACGGGAAGCGGCAGGGGCCGAGGCCGCGGCAGAGGGCGAGGAGGGGGAGCCCGAGGGGGCCTGCAGGCCAACCCGAACAACAGCGGCCAGAACCCCGGGCCCCCCGGCAGCTACCTGCAGGCGGCGGAAGCCGTGATCCCGTGCCCTTTTGATCTCCACCAGTACAAGACGGTGTCGGCCAGCGAGATCCAGTACAAGCCCGTCACAGTGGCGGACCTTCCAGCGACCCACAAAGACCTCTGCCTCACCGTCTCCACGTCCGCCATCCAAGTGGAGCACATGAACTC TACTAGCGGCTCTCAAACACACTCAGAAGATTGA
- the znf384a gene encoding zinc finger protein 384a isoform X2 yields the protein MDDSHFNSSYFWSPVPTVQGQIESAMFLNKTKEQLGTEKPGAPSFPHSSAPSPHYPTAVLAMPGSMDAGPGLRVVTKQEGGNSAVGGGASMSAVGGHMHQSHTSQNVTVVPVPSTGIMTAAGLVITTPQGTLVPTASTQSFVAGPYSATTMFVSALHPSNTDKKGDIADPPVVVMPTAGKRGRKSKQMSRPSAILPPGSDALILAHLAATGQHHSADPYDLSNDEDDHANKDGPKSYRCRMCAVTFFSKSDMQIHAKSHTEAKPHKCPHCSKSFANSSYLAQHIRIHSGAKPYSCTYCQKAFRQLSHLQQHTRNHTEAKPHKCPHCSKSFANSSYLAQHLRIHSGAKPYSCTYCQNVFRQLSHLQQHARIHTGDRPYKCNHPGCEKAFTQLSNLQSHRRQHNKDKPYKCHNCNRGYTDAASLEVHLSTHTVKHAKLFSCGLCNRSYTSETYLMKHMRKHNPDTLTAAAQQTGSGRGRGRGRGRGGGARGGLQANPNNSGQNPGPPGSYLQAAEAVIPCPFDLHQYKTVSASEIQYKPVTVADLPATHKDLCLTVSTSAIQVEHMNSGSQTHSED from the exons atGGACGATTCCCATTTCAACTCATCATACTTTTGGTCTCCCGTCCCCACTGTACAAGGACAG ATCGAGAGCGCCATGTTCCTGAACAAAACCAAGGAGCAACTCGGCACGGAGAAGCCCGGCGCTCCGTCGTTCCCTCACTCCTCCGCTCCGTCCCCGCACTACCCCACGGCCGTGCTCGCCATGCCCGGCTCCATGGACGCGGGGCCTGGCCTGCGGGTGGTAACCAAACAGGAAGGCGGAAACTCGGCGGTCGGAGGAGGAGCGTCCATGAGTGCTGTCGGAGGACACATgcaccagtcacacacttcccAGAACGTCACTGTTGTGCCCGTTCCCTCAACGGGAATTATGACGGCGG CGGGCCTGGTCATCACGACCCCCCAAGGCACGCTGGTCCCTACTGCCTCCACTCAGTCTTTTGTGGCGGGACCTTATTCTGCCACCACCATGTTCGTGTCTGCGCTGCACCCCTCAAACACAG ACAAGAAGGGCGACATAGCCGATCCCCCTGTGGTTGTCATGCCAACGGCAGGCAAGCGAGGCAGGAAGAGCAAACAAATGAGCAGACCGAGCGCCATCCTCCCTCCAGGAAGCGACGCGTTGATATTAGCACACCTGGCAGCCACTGGACAG CATCATTCAGCAGATCCCTACGACCTGTCCAATGATGAGGACGACCATGCCAACAAGGACGGCCCCAAGTCTTACAG GTGTCGAATGTGCGCGGTGACGTTCTTCAGCAAGTCCGACATGCAGATCCACGCCAAGTCGCACACCGAGGCCAAGCCCCACAAGTGCCCTCACTGCTCCAAATCCTTCGCCAACTCCAGCTACCTGGCGCAGCACATCCGCATCCACAGCGGCGCCAAGCCCTACAGCTGCACCTACTGCCAGAAAGCATTCAGGCAGCTCAGCCACCTGCAGCAGCACACACG CAACCACACTGAGGCCAAGCCCCACAAGTGTCCCCACTGCTCCAAGTCCTTTGCCAACTCCAGCTACCTGGCGCAGCACCTCCGAATCCACAGCGGGGCCAAGCCCTACAGCTGCACCTACTGCCAGAACGTTTTCAGGCAGCTCAGCCACCTGCAGCAGCACGCACG GATTCACACTGGCGACCGGCCGTACAAGTGCAACCATCCCGGATGTGAGAAAGCTTTCACGCAGCTGTCCAATCTGCAG TCTCACCGTCGGCAGCACAACAAGGACAAGCCGTACAAGTGCCACAACTGTAACCGCGGCTACACGGACGCTGCCAGCCTGGAGGTGCACCTGTCCACGCACACTGTCAAACACGCCAAGCTCTTCTCCTGCGGCCTCTGTAACCGCTCCTACACCTCG GAGACTTACCTCATGAAGCACATGAGGAAGCACAACCCCGACACGCTAACGGCGGCAGCCCAGCAGACGGGAAGCGGCAGGGGCCGAGGCCGCGGCAGAGGGCGAGGAGGGGGAGCCCGAGGGGGCCTGCAGGCCAACCCGAACAACAGCGGCCAGAACCCCGGGCCCCCCGGCAGCTACCTGCAGGCGGCGGAAGCCGTGATCCCGTGCCCTTTTGATCTCCACCAGTACAAGACGGTGTCGGCCAGCGAGATCCAGTACAAGCCCGTCACAGTGGCGGACCTTCCAGCGACCCACAAAGACCTCTGCCTCACCGTCTCCACGTCCGCCATCCAAGTGGAGCACATGAACTC CGGCTCTCAAACACACTCAGAAGATTGA
- the znf384a gene encoding zinc finger protein 384a isoform X1 produces the protein MDDSHFNSSYFWSPVPTVQGQIESAMFLNKTKEQLGTEKPGAPSFPHSSAPSPHYPTAVLAMPGSMDAGPGLRVVTKQEGGNSAVGGGASMSAVGGHMHQSHTSQNVTVVPVPSTGIMTAAGLVITTPQGTLVPTASTQSFVAGPYSATTMFVSALHPSNTDKKGDIADPPVVVMPTAGKRGRKSKQMSRPSAILPPGSDALILAHLAATGQHHSADPYDLSNDEDDHANKDGPKSYRCRMCAVTFFSKSDMQIHAKSHTEAKPHKCPHCSKSFANSSYLAQHIRIHSGAKPYSCTYCQKAFRQLSHLQQHTRNHTEAKPHKCPHCSKSFANSSYLAQHLRIHSGAKPYSCTYCQNVFRQLSHLQQHARIHTGDRPYKCNHPGCEKAFTQLSNLQSHRRQHNKDKPYKCHNCNRGYTDAASLEVHLSTHTVKHAKLFSCGLCNRSYTSETYLMKHMRKHNPDTLTAAAQQTGSGRGRGRGRGRGGGARGGLQANPNNSGQNPGPPGSYLQAAEAVIPCPFDLHQYKTVSASEIQYKPVTVADLPATHKDLCLTVSTSAIQVEHMNSTSGSQTHSED, from the exons atGGACGATTCCCATTTCAACTCATCATACTTTTGGTCTCCCGTCCCCACTGTACAAGGACAG ATCGAGAGCGCCATGTTCCTGAACAAAACCAAGGAGCAACTCGGCACGGAGAAGCCCGGCGCTCCGTCGTTCCCTCACTCCTCCGCTCCGTCCCCGCACTACCCCACGGCCGTGCTCGCCATGCCCGGCTCCATGGACGCGGGGCCTGGCCTGCGGGTGGTAACCAAACAGGAAGGCGGAAACTCGGCGGTCGGAGGAGGAGCGTCCATGAGTGCTGTCGGAGGACACATgcaccagtcacacacttcccAGAACGTCACTGTTGTGCCCGTTCCCTCAACGGGAATTATGACGGCGG CGGGCCTGGTCATCACGACCCCCCAAGGCACGCTGGTCCCTACTGCCTCCACTCAGTCTTTTGTGGCGGGACCTTATTCTGCCACCACCATGTTCGTGTCTGCGCTGCACCCCTCAAACACAG ACAAGAAGGGCGACATAGCCGATCCCCCTGTGGTTGTCATGCCAACGGCAGGCAAGCGAGGCAGGAAGAGCAAACAAATGAGCAGACCGAGCGCCATCCTCCCTCCAGGAAGCGACGCGTTGATATTAGCACACCTGGCAGCCACTGGACAG CATCATTCAGCAGATCCCTACGACCTGTCCAATGATGAGGACGACCATGCCAACAAGGACGGCCCCAAGTCTTACAG GTGTCGAATGTGCGCGGTGACGTTCTTCAGCAAGTCCGACATGCAGATCCACGCCAAGTCGCACACCGAGGCCAAGCCCCACAAGTGCCCTCACTGCTCCAAATCCTTCGCCAACTCCAGCTACCTGGCGCAGCACATCCGCATCCACAGCGGCGCCAAGCCCTACAGCTGCACCTACTGCCAGAAAGCATTCAGGCAGCTCAGCCACCTGCAGCAGCACACACG CAACCACACTGAGGCCAAGCCCCACAAGTGTCCCCACTGCTCCAAGTCCTTTGCCAACTCCAGCTACCTGGCGCAGCACCTCCGAATCCACAGCGGGGCCAAGCCCTACAGCTGCACCTACTGCCAGAACGTTTTCAGGCAGCTCAGCCACCTGCAGCAGCACGCACG GATTCACACTGGCGACCGGCCGTACAAGTGCAACCATCCCGGATGTGAGAAAGCTTTCACGCAGCTGTCCAATCTGCAG TCTCACCGTCGGCAGCACAACAAGGACAAGCCGTACAAGTGCCACAACTGTAACCGCGGCTACACGGACGCTGCCAGCCTGGAGGTGCACCTGTCCACGCACACTGTCAAACACGCCAAGCTCTTCTCCTGCGGCCTCTGTAACCGCTCCTACACCTCG GAGACTTACCTCATGAAGCACATGAGGAAGCACAACCCCGACACGCTAACGGCGGCAGCCCAGCAGACGGGAAGCGGCAGGGGCCGAGGCCGCGGCAGAGGGCGAGGAGGGGGAGCCCGAGGGGGCCTGCAGGCCAACCCGAACAACAGCGGCCAGAACCCCGGGCCCCCCGGCAGCTACCTGCAGGCGGCGGAAGCCGTGATCCCGTGCCCTTTTGATCTCCACCAGTACAAGACGGTGTCGGCCAGCGAGATCCAGTACAAGCCCGTCACAGTGGCGGACCTTCCAGCGACCCACAAAGACCTCTGCCTCACCGTCTCCACGTCCGCCATCCAAGTGGAGCACATGAACTC TACTAGCGGCTCTCAAACACACTCAGAAGATTGA
- the znf384a gene encoding zinc finger protein 384a isoform X4, with translation MDDSHFNSSYFWSPVPTVQGQIESAMFLNKTKEQLGTEKPGAPSFPHSSAPSPHYPTAVLAMPGSMDAGPGLRVVTKQEGGNSAVGGGASMSAVGGHMHQSHTSQNVTVVPVPSTGIMTADKKGDIADPPVVVMPTAGKRGRKSKQMSRPSAILPPGSDALILAHLAATGQHHSADPYDLSNDEDDHANKDGPKSYRCRMCAVTFFSKSDMQIHAKSHTEAKPHKCPHCSKSFANSSYLAQHIRIHSGAKPYSCTYCQKAFRQLSHLQQHTRNHTEAKPHKCPHCSKSFANSSYLAQHLRIHSGAKPYSCTYCQNVFRQLSHLQQHARIHTGDRPYKCNHPGCEKAFTQLSNLQSHRRQHNKDKPYKCHNCNRGYTDAASLEVHLSTHTVKHAKLFSCGLCNRSYTSETYLMKHMRKHNPDTLTAAAQQTGSGRGRGRGRGRGGGARGGLQANPNNSGQNPGPPGSYLQAAEAVIPCPFDLHQYKTVSASEIQYKPVTVADLPATHKDLCLTVSTSAIQVEHMNSTSGSQTHSED, from the exons atGGACGATTCCCATTTCAACTCATCATACTTTTGGTCTCCCGTCCCCACTGTACAAGGACAG ATCGAGAGCGCCATGTTCCTGAACAAAACCAAGGAGCAACTCGGCACGGAGAAGCCCGGCGCTCCGTCGTTCCCTCACTCCTCCGCTCCGTCCCCGCACTACCCCACGGCCGTGCTCGCCATGCCCGGCTCCATGGACGCGGGGCCTGGCCTGCGGGTGGTAACCAAACAGGAAGGCGGAAACTCGGCGGTCGGAGGAGGAGCGTCCATGAGTGCTGTCGGAGGACACATgcaccagtcacacacttcccAGAACGTCACTGTTGTGCCCGTTCCCTCAACGGGAATTATGACGGCGG ACAAGAAGGGCGACATAGCCGATCCCCCTGTGGTTGTCATGCCAACGGCAGGCAAGCGAGGCAGGAAGAGCAAACAAATGAGCAGACCGAGCGCCATCCTCCCTCCAGGAAGCGACGCGTTGATATTAGCACACCTGGCAGCCACTGGACAG CATCATTCAGCAGATCCCTACGACCTGTCCAATGATGAGGACGACCATGCCAACAAGGACGGCCCCAAGTCTTACAG GTGTCGAATGTGCGCGGTGACGTTCTTCAGCAAGTCCGACATGCAGATCCACGCCAAGTCGCACACCGAGGCCAAGCCCCACAAGTGCCCTCACTGCTCCAAATCCTTCGCCAACTCCAGCTACCTGGCGCAGCACATCCGCATCCACAGCGGCGCCAAGCCCTACAGCTGCACCTACTGCCAGAAAGCATTCAGGCAGCTCAGCCACCTGCAGCAGCACACACG CAACCACACTGAGGCCAAGCCCCACAAGTGTCCCCACTGCTCCAAGTCCTTTGCCAACTCCAGCTACCTGGCGCAGCACCTCCGAATCCACAGCGGGGCCAAGCCCTACAGCTGCACCTACTGCCAGAACGTTTTCAGGCAGCTCAGCCACCTGCAGCAGCACGCACG GATTCACACTGGCGACCGGCCGTACAAGTGCAACCATCCCGGATGTGAGAAAGCTTTCACGCAGCTGTCCAATCTGCAG TCTCACCGTCGGCAGCACAACAAGGACAAGCCGTACAAGTGCCACAACTGTAACCGCGGCTACACGGACGCTGCCAGCCTGGAGGTGCACCTGTCCACGCACACTGTCAAACACGCCAAGCTCTTCTCCTGCGGCCTCTGTAACCGCTCCTACACCTCG GAGACTTACCTCATGAAGCACATGAGGAAGCACAACCCCGACACGCTAACGGCGGCAGCCCAGCAGACGGGAAGCGGCAGGGGCCGAGGCCGCGGCAGAGGGCGAGGAGGGGGAGCCCGAGGGGGCCTGCAGGCCAACCCGAACAACAGCGGCCAGAACCCCGGGCCCCCCGGCAGCTACCTGCAGGCGGCGGAAGCCGTGATCCCGTGCCCTTTTGATCTCCACCAGTACAAGACGGTGTCGGCCAGCGAGATCCAGTACAAGCCCGTCACAGTGGCGGACCTTCCAGCGACCCACAAAGACCTCTGCCTCACCGTCTCCACGTCCGCCATCCAAGTGGAGCACATGAACTC TACTAGCGGCTCTCAAACACACTCAGAAGATTGA